The following proteins are co-located in the Apium graveolens cultivar Ventura chromosome 5, ASM990537v1, whole genome shotgun sequence genome:
- the LOC141723582 gene encoding thaumatin-like protein 1, producing MAQIPKLIMSLHLLIILKGVWCTTFTFVNKCDYTVWPGILGSPSLGSTGFELAKGTSQSFQVPTGWSGRFWGRTGCNFDASGQGSCTTADCGSGQVECNGAGATPPATLAEFTLGSGSQDFYDVSLVDGYNIQMMVEASGGSGPCASTGCIEDLNLRCPAELKVEGGSACNSACTAFSTPEYCCKGEFNSPTACSPSVYSQIFKSACPRSYSYAYDDRTSTFTCTGADYIMTFCPTHPSSKATRDSPDTSEGSESGSGSGTESTRSSDGWLANLATGESSRAYSFGVAQLVIAAISVAFTFTQFLLSL from the exons ATGGCACAAATTCCGAAGTTGATCATGAGTCTTCATTTGCTCATTATTCTAAAGG GTGTTTGGTGCACCACATTCACATTTGTTAATAAGTGTGACTACACAGTCTGGCCAGGAATCTTAGGCAGCCCAAGTTTGGGCAGCACAGGGTTTGAGCTAGCCAAGGGAACCTCTCAGTCCTTCCAAGTACCAACAGGTTGGTCAGGCCGCTTCTGGGGCAGAACTGGCTGCAACTTTGACGCTTCGGGTCAGGGCTCATGCACAACTGCAGACTGTGGTTCAGGCCAAGTAGAGTGTAATGGCGCAGGAGCCACACCACCAGCTACACTAGCTGAGTTCACACTCGGGTCAGGTAGCCAGGACTTTTATGATGTGAGTTTGGTTGATGGTTACAACATACAAATGATGGTTGAGGCGAGCGGAGGGTCTGGTCCATGTGCATCCACCGGTTGCATTGAAGATTTGAACTTGAGGTGTCCTGCTGAGCTCAAGGTGGAGGGTGGAAGTGCCTGTAACAGTGCCTGCACGGCCTTTTCCACCCCTGAGTACTGCTGTAAAGGGGAGTTCAATTCGCCTACAGCGTGTTCACCTTCCGTTTACTCACAAATATTCAAGAGTGCGTGTCCAAGATCATATAGTTATGCGTATGATGATAGGACTAGTACATTTACATGTACAGGTGCAGACTATATCATGACATTTTGTCCAACCCATCCTAG TTCAAAAGCTACAAGAGATTCACCAGATACAAGTGAAGGATCAGAGTCGGGTTCAGGATCCGGGACAGAGTCTACAAGATCGTCAGATGGTTGGCTAGCAAACTTAGCAACCGGAGAGTCCAGTAGAGCATACAGTTTTGGTGTTGCACAACTTGTTATTGCTGCTATATCTGTCGCATTCACTTTTACACAATTTTTGCTGTCTCTGTAG
- the LOC141723583 gene encoding biotin carboxyl carrier protein of acetyl-CoA carboxylase, chloroplastic-like codes for MASFSVPCPKICAPSANLQLAQPKPILASFRPASVPTRAFLSGSSLPNASSFLGIQASNRNQHEVLRVSAQLNAVAVEKSSNSVVVPDTNPEESTKKSSSQDVIPDASSITAFMDQVADLIELVDSRDIMELKLKQENCEVLIRKKEALPQPPAAPYVMMQSPSYQTAAPPQLPPTQAAPASAKASPPALAAPPAAAPKSSHPPLKCPMAGTFYRCPAPGSPPFVMVGDKVQKGQVICIIEAMKLMNEIEAEHSGTIVDILVEDAKPVSVDLPLFLIEP; via the exons ATGGCTTCATTCTCTGTTCCTTGCCCCAAGATTTGTGCTCCTTCTGCTAATTTGCAGCTGGCCCAGCCCAAGCCCATTCTCGCTTCTTTTCGACCCGCTTCTGTTCCCACTCGGGCTTTCCTTTCCGGATCTTCACTCCCCAACGCCTCTTCCTTTCTTGGCATCCAG GCATCCAACCGGAACCAGCATGAAGTTCTTAGGGTATCTGCTCAGCTGAATGCG GTTGCAGTTGAAAAATCATCAAACTCTGTGGTAGTTCCAGATACAAATCCAGAAGAATCAACCAAGAAATCTTCTTCTCAGGATGTTATCCCTGATGCATCATCCATTACGGCATTTATGGATCAAGTGGCAGATCTAATAGA GCTTGTGGATTCAAGAGACATCATGGAGCTTAAGCTAAAGCAAGAGAATTGCGAAGTTCTTATAAGAAAGAAGGAAGCTTTACCACAGCCCCCTGCAGCTCCTTATGTTATGATGCAGTCCCCGTCGTACCAGACAGCGGCTCCTCCCCAGTTACCTCCCACACAAGCAGCTCCAGCTTCTGCTAAAGCCTCTCCACCAGCTCTGGCTGCACCTCCTGCTGCAGCACCAAAGTCATCGCATCCTCCACTCAAGTGCCCCATGGCTGGAACATTTTATCGCTGTCCTGCACCTGGATCTCCACCATTTGTAATG GTAGGAGACAAGGTCCAGAAAGGTCAGGTAATATGCATTATTGAGGCCATGAAGCTGATGAATGAAATTGAA GCTGAACATTCTGGAACTATAGTTGATATACTAGTAGAAGATGCAAAACCAGTTAGCGTCGATTTG CCGCTATTTCTCATTGAACCGTGA